A DNA window from Anastrepha ludens isolate Willacy chromosome 6, idAnaLude1.1, whole genome shotgun sequence contains the following coding sequences:
- the LOC128867740 gene encoding calcium-binding mitochondrial carrier protein SCaMC-3-like, with the protein MEGKNEIQTGLWWRHLVAGGLAGAASRTCTAPLDRIKVFLQVQPHKTAISDTVKYMLNEGGIRSMWRGNGMNVLKIAPESAIKFAAYEHMKRLIRGDEKRPMTISERFMAGATAGSIAQTAIYPMEVLKTRLALSKTGQYKGILYAAKKIYLQEGARSFYRGYVPNMLGIIPYAGIDLAAYETLKKKYVSSHNVEQPSFLVLLACGSVSSTLGQICSYPLALVRTRLQLKGVNKNMPPTLKLSLRQMSSIDDDNMIGVFRKIVNNEGVFGLYRGITPNFIKMVPAVSISYVVYEYSSRALGVSMT; encoded by the coding sequence ATGGAAGGTAAAAACGAAATTCAAACCGGCTTGTGGTGGCGTCACTTGGTTGCTGGTGGTCTTGCGGGGGCAGCATCACGCACCTGCACAGCTCCATTGGATAGAATAAAGGTATTCTTGCAGGTTCAACCACATAAAACTGCGATATCGGACACTGTCAAATATATGCTAAATGAAGGAGGCATCCGCAGTATGTGGCGTGGCAATGGCATGAACGTTTTGAAAATTGCTCCCGAGAGTGCGATTAAGTTTGCAGCATATGAGCACATGAAACGATTAATACGTGGGGACGAAAAGCGGCCGATGACGATTAGCGAACGTTTCATGGCGGGTGCAACGGCGGGTAGTATTGCGCAAACTGCCATCTATCCAATGGAAGTATTGAAAACCCGGTTAGCATTAAGTAAAACTGGTCAGTATAAGGGTATTTTGTATGCTGCGAAGAAAATCTATTTGCAAGAGGGTGCACGAAGTTTTTATCGTGGTTACGTTCCAAATATGTTGGGTATTATTCCTTATGCAGGCATTGATCTTGCAGCGTATGAAACTTTGAAGAAGAAGTATGTAAGCAGTCATAATGTGGAACAACCAAGCTTCCTGGTGCTATTGGCTTGCGGCAGTGTCTCTAGCACCTTGGGACAAATATGTTCATATCCATTAGCGCTAGTACGAACGCGACTGCAATTAAAAggcgtaaataaaaatatgccacCAACTCTCAAACTATCACTGAGGCAAATGAGCTCAATCGACGATGACAACATGATCGGTGTCTTTCGAAAGATCGTGAATAATGAAGGTGTGTTTGGATTGTACCGTGGCATTACACCCAACTTTATAAAAATGGTACCAGCCGTGTCCATAAGCTACGTGGTGTACGAATACTCAAGTCGCGCCTTAGGTGTGAGTATGACGTGA